The Chaetodon auriga isolate fChaAug3 chromosome 3, fChaAug3.hap1, whole genome shotgun sequence genome has a window encoding:
- the nr2c2ap gene encoding nuclear receptor 2C2-associated protein, with the protein MASSLICSEIQSRVSSVLNRDVKQYGKKYMFDSNEETCWNSDQGECQWVLLEFPQTVKVSELKLQFQGGFSAKTCRLEGCPKEGDFTVISHFYPEDNNSTHSFPIQEAPAVDKVKIIFENSADFFGRIIVYSLDVLGEKAS; encoded by the exons ATGGCGTCCTCATTGATTTGCAGCGAAATACAGAGCAG GGTGAGTTCAGTCCTAAACAGAGATGTTAAGCAGTATGGCAAGAAGTACATGTTTGACAGCAATGAAGAGACATGCTGGAACTCAGACCAG GGTGAATGTCAGTGGGTGTTGCTTGAGTTCCCCCAGACTGTGAAGGTGTCAGAGTTAAAGCTCCAGTTCCAGGGAGGCTTCTCAGCAAAAACGTGCAGACTAGAAG GTTGCCCAAAAGAGGGAGACTTTACAGTGATCAGCCATTTTTATCCAGAGGACAACAACTCT ACCCACAGCTTTCCCATACAGGAGGCCCCTGCAGTggacaaagtaaaaataatatttGAGAATAGTGCCGACTTTTTTGGGAGAATTATTGTTTATTCCTTGGACGTCCTGGGGGAGAAAGCCTCCTGA